The following DNA comes from Malania oleifera isolate guangnan ecotype guangnan chromosome 12, ASM2987363v1, whole genome shotgun sequence.
aaacaagtgttACATTGATTTTATATTGCTAGTAGAACCCTACAATCCTTAATCTGATGCTTCATTCCAATCCTGAATCTCAATTTTAACAACCTTGACAGAACCTGTGACtaatttaattatgttagaaGTTCTAAAATGTGTAGAATGAGAATGAGGATATAAAGAAAGAGTACTTGTTCAAGAAGCTTGAAATGTCATCTATGCTGTCAATCCATTCAACATCAGGGCCAAATTTGACTTGGCCATTTAGATCCAAAGTAACATGCACTCCGATGCCGCCATCCTCAGGCATAGGATAAATCAAATGTTTGAAAGGACATTTAGCATTTGATAGAGTGAAGTAGCAACCACGAGCATAATATGCAGCTGGAATAACCCCACTATTTATGCCGTCAAATCTCTTCGCCAGGGCTATGGCACTCAAGCCTGCAGAGTTCACTACAAGCTTAGGAATTAAAACAAGCTCTGGGCGCAAAGAAAACCTCCCATTCAAGTTTTCAATAGCATTTCTTTCAGTGATATGTAGGCAAATACGGTTGCTTTCAAGATGGCCACCAACAACAATAGTATTGTAAGAGAAAGTTGTTCTATGATTTTCAGCTTCCCCCTGGACACATGTTGGGGATATATCCTTGTCATTGATGTTATAACTAATAAAAAAAAGGGTAAATCAGAAGAACAAGACATGCAGCAAAGAATATGGATATAAAGATTCTCTATGAACACAAAGTTAATCTAGGTCTGTTTAATATAGAGAAGAGCAAGATGGAAAGGCATACCACTAAAGATAGCATCAGGGAATGGCTATCGACAATACCAGAAGCAGGTGACCACAAGGCTTTCACACATTGCAATTCTGGTTCCATTCTCATGGCTTCAAAACCCTCCATCATTCTCAAGCCATCAACGCCATTTTCAATCCCACGATTCATCAGATAATTCAACTTTGGAATCTCTGAAGGTCCAGTAGCAACTAGGAGCTTACCAATCGGTTTATGAGACACCCCATGATCCAAGCAATACTTGTACAACAAGTCTCTTCCTCTTACACAACAAACTGCCTGCAAAGCCAGTCAAAAGTTTGGACCAAACAAGGTTTTAATATAAAaagtataaattttattaaagGAAGAACAATATCAACACATCTAATTCAGAAGATCAGAAAAACAAAAAATCGAATAgataaaattaattaagtaattaaaacaCCAAAGCCCTCCCTGCACATCAATGAGCCATAGCCCCAAATAAAAACAAAAGCCAAACACCACCAAAGACCCCAGATAAAGAAAGCTACACCACACTAAATTTGATTTCATCACCCTTCCTCTAAAATTTTAGAATTGTGCTCTAACCAAATACACCACAAAACAGCAAAAGTTGCACATCTCCAAAGCATGTTCTCTTGCTTATGACCTCCAAATCCCATATACCTTTGAAGGAAAAAATCTTCCAGAAAAAGGGCGCACCTACTTCTCCCCAAACATGCCAAAAGCTTGAACCCAATGCCCCAAGAAAAAAGGCAATGCAAAAATAAATGAGTTTTTGTTTCGTTGCTTTGGAAATAAAGAAAACAAACATCTAGAGACAAAGCTTTCAAAGGTCTTCTAACATGAAGCCAATCATTAGTGTTTAACTAATCAACAAaaatggattaaaaaaaaaaaagcccctaAGCTTAGATGAAGTCATAGCTTTAGAGATGAAGGAATTCAAAGGAAAAAGACAACCATTAGAACCACAAGTGAGATgatcaaaaaaaatatttgcaagcaAACTCCCCCAACCCATCTAAAGCACAAACTTTAGAATCAGAACAAGTAAAAGTAATAAATGAATTAATCACCCCCAAGAGTTGGGCTAACTCTACTTCCCTCTCACTCAAATTCCTCATGAAAAAACTCCAAGAAACAATAACTTCTCAAGGACTGAAAAATTGGAAATTGGAGTGTTGTGACGATATGAAAGAAGGTAAAGACGAGGATATGCAAtacaaaatttcaattttgactaaaattttgaggcttcaaaaatacagaaatttcaatgTTGATTTGAAACAAATCAActttaaaaaatgatggaaattagtagttAAGCATGTAAGTTTTTCATAAAACTTCAAAActattaatagacataataatgtgcAATTTAGAAATgaaatattatgaataaaatacatCTGTGTTATTGACAGCATCTACTCTCCACCAAGAGAGCACTAATAGTACTCCTCTGGCAATCAATTTTACCTCGAGTTGGTTAGGAACTGGGTTTGATTCTCATATTATGGTTTTCCACAGCAAGATAGCTATTCAGGGGGTGAGCTGCTATCCTCCAGTGAATTAGTTACAGTCAAGTTGATTTTGATGGACAATTCTGGGGCGTTCTGGCATGCTGTCAAAGAAGGTAGGAAGATTTTCCAATTTGAAACATGTTTGGGTGTTATGAGCTGCGTATCAGGTGGAAAAACATGCCTTTTCATATAGAAGGTTAATGAGATTTATTGGTAGAGGGATCAACTCTGACAATCCTGGTCAAAATCAGTCTACCCATGGGTTAAgaaatttagatttcaaaatgaAGTCACTGTGAGTGTAATGAAGTTCAAAGAACAAATTTGGCAAATTAATTTCTATTGAGAAGATTTTTTATTCTGAGAAGTTGTTTTCACTGAGAATTCCAGACAGGCGACAGGTTGGTCACTGTGAGTGTAATGAAGTTCAAAGAACAAATTTGGCAAATTAATTTCTATTGAGAAGATTTTTTATTCTGAGAGGTTGTTTTCACTGAGAATTCTGGACAGGCGACAGGTTGGTGAAAATTTTTTCTGTAAAATCAATGAAATATCAAAAGCCCAAGGAAGAATAAGCAATAGGGGCATCAGAAATGCAGGAATCTTGGGTCTTCTAATATCATGGAAATTCACAATCAGGGTTCAGTATTTCAGAGAGAAGGAATAATCAAGGCTGAGAGCCAATCGGACATGGAGAGGAGTTTAGCTGGAAACTTTGGCCGGAATTTGCAAAGGTAGATGACAAGAAGGTCGCTGGAGAGTTCAGTTGGAAGAACAGATTTGATGGCAACAATCTCGGAGGATTTTCAATTTCAATTCCTCCCAAGATTTCTGGGAGAATATAGGGAATACTAGTTCATATGTGGGTGGGCCGGAGCCTCCAGTTGGTCAATCTATGGGCCACCCCATAATGGGCTTGCAGCTGTTGGTGGAGTTTGTTCAAGGCCCTTCATTGTTAATAAGGGCATTGGGCTTGATATTACTGAGCCTAATAGGAGATAGGTAATACAGAGGAATGCTGGAGGAATGAAGATAACAGGTTGCATTGTGGAATCAAAGCCAAAATAGCAGGGTTCTGGAGAGGCTGAAGATGAGGGGGAAGAAGTGGAAGCTGTGGAGGGATTTCATGATCACAGGCGCAAGAATTCACGTATTGAAGATCAATCTCACTAGATTAGTGATTTTGTTAAGGACAATGGGAGTCCTGAAGCTTTGCAATGTCGAGGTGTTCCAATGGCAGTAGCAGTATGTTCAGGAAATGCAGGGAAATTGCCTGTTCATAATAACTTGAGTACTAAGGAAGTTAATTCAATAGCTATTCAGGTCTTTTCTTTGTATGGCTGAAGCAGAATCAGTCAACCAAATTATTCTCCACTGGCCCAGGACAAGGAATTTGAGGAATTTGGCTCTTTCCTTGACTAGACAGCAGTGGGTTACGGCAAATTCAGTTGGAGGGGAGACTTGAGCTTGGAAAGGCATCTGAGCCACCAAGGAGAAGCAAAAGGCTTTGAACCACATCCCTCTCaccatcttttggtgtgcttggaaagaaagaaataagagggCCTTCAAATATTCAACTACTTCACTGCAGACTTGCAAAGACCAATGGATTGTTGCTGTCTCCAGCTGGCTTAGTGGGAAAATTGTTAATGATCATTATGTAATCCTTGACGTTTGCGACACTCTACAGAGTGATTGATGTTTTGTACCatgggttggcatccccttgatgccttgctaATATTATTTACCTTTTtctgataataaaaaaaaaattcaatagcTGTTCATAAAATTGAGTTAAATTTGCTGAAAATTAAGGAGAAGGAGGTGATGAAGGAGGATGATGGCTATAAGTCTCCATTGACTCAAGAGCTCATTGACAAGGATGATGATGTGTGTGACAGCATGTGTGATTCGAAAGGGGCCTTTTGTTGGAAACTTAATAGAAACATTGATCTTGGAGAAGAATATGTAAGTAAGGAATCTACTCAAGCTAATGAGATTTCAAGCTCTGATATTGTGGAACTGAGGAAATGTGATATTTTTAAACAAATAGAAGGGGTGGCAGTGGACTTCAGGGGAATCTGTGAGAATGCACAGGTTGTTGTTTACTTGTTTGCCATCGAAAAAGGAAGATGCTGGCATTTAAAATCCAGTAGTTCAGGAAGGATCTTTCACCATTGTTCCTTATAACTAAAATTCAGCTTCTAGTTCACTTTTAGCTACCATTTCACATTCAGTTTCTTCTTCACATTCTGATATTGCTGTGCCTGAGGATAGTAAAGAGGGATTCAGATAAATCTCAAATGGTATCTCTTATATCTACTCAAGGGGTTTCTAATCCTGTGAAAGGTATTCTTCCCATTTCAAGAAGTGAGCACAATATGCTGAATTATACTTTGTGAAGGGAGGAAACTAAAGGGGAAAGTAACATTATTATTAGCTCTATAAGGGTTAGAGAAACAACTAAGAACCACAAGGCCTTTTGGATGAGATAGGGTTTAAGTTGATGAGTCCTTTAGGTAGGGAGCTTAAAGTGGTTGTGTCACCAAAGACatgagaagaagaaaagaattgAGAAagctttagaaaaaaaaaaaacttagaatcctcaattaatttttttgggccggggggggggggtggtgggaaGAGGGATCCATAAAGGGCTAAGATTGTTAAAATATGAGGTCAAAGAGTTGTAATGTTAGAGGGCTGGGTGATTCTACGAAAAAGGGAATTGGTTAGGGAAGAAGTTATTAGGTATTCTTCTGAAATCTTAATGCGACAAGAAACAAAGTTAGAGTGTGCTGATGAGTTTTATTAGTGAAATTTAGCCATGCAGAGGTAAAGAATGGAGTATTCTGTATTCTAGAGTGGGGGCTTCTAGAGCTATCTTGCTCATTTGGGAAACCTGGTTGGCTAACTAAGTGGATTGTATTAGaggttttcttttccttctcttaGAGGATAGAGGGCAGTGGTGGTTTACTTCTGTCTATGGTCTTTCTAGACCCACTTTTAGATCACAGTTTTGCAAGTAATTGGGGGCTCTTTATGGGTTGTGTCAGCCTAGATGGGTGGTAGGGGGAGACTTCAATATTGTGAGATTCCACTCAGAGAAAAAATGGTGGAAGCTTTTCATCTAGTATGCAGTTTTTTTATACCTTTGTGGATTTATTAGAGAGTGGTTTGACAGATGGTCAGTCGCGGAATGCTCTGTTTACTTGGTCAGTAGGGGGGATAGGACTGCAGCTAGTAGATTAGATCTTTCTCTTTTTACTAAAGAATGTGAGGATGAATTTCTCAATCTCACACAAATATTCTGATCATTTTCCTGTATGATCATTTATGGTTTTCATAATTTGGTCAAGGAGTTTTGGAGTAATTGAAAGATGTTGAGTGGGAATGTTTTAGATATATGAAGACGCTAAAAGGGTTGAAAGAGGAGTTTTAAAAGTGGAATTTAGAGGTGTTTGGAGATCTTGGAACCCTCTTTTCTTACACAGGGAAGAGTGGGTGGCAGTGTGGAAGGTGGGAGAGCTTTTACTGGTTAACTATGGGGTCTTTGGAAAAAATAGAAATGGTAGAGCTCTTTGGAGCGCAGCAGTCTTCGCCATTCTTTGGACCTTGTGGATTGAGAGGAAAGCTATGAGTTTTAAGGATCACACCAACTGCACAACAGCTACAATGGGATAGAGTGATATTCCTCTCTTCCTTTCGGGTGAACTCTCGCGGTCTTTTTTGGGGTTTATTGCTTTCCAATCTCtaaagggattggaaggcagcaCTATCATAATTAAACACACGTattttttctgtatttttcttcttcttttttctgaTCTCTGGATATCTTTTGAGGACTCCTTGTCCTCCAAAGACTGGCTTTCTGGATATTGATAAATTGtcttcttctaaaaaattttttttttataaataaataaaatttattagaaAGGGCAGAATGTACAtgaagaaaaaacaaaaaggaaaaaaagagagaACAAAATCCTACATTTACATAAAAAGCAAATAATTACAAATTCCCCATTCCAAAAACCAAAATCAATGCAAGAGACCTAACCAGTCCCACTGCATGTTTTCCAAAGAGATGCGGCAAAAAAAAACCATTTGCTAACACCAACAAAGACGAAAGATAAGTcactctactccaaagcaagtTAGCAGACATAGTCACTACTttgaaaattctagcattccCTCCCATCCAAACACACCAAATTATAGCCATAATTGAGCATCACCATAAAGTTTTCCTAACCTTTCTGTTATCAAAGCCTCTAGCCGTGATGGAGCAAAATGCCTTCAATGCTTTTCTCCTTGTGGAAGAAAAAAGGCGAGAATAGGAGTATCATGGCGATTGATAAACGGAAAAATGAGGGAATTTAGTAGACAGACACCTATCCCCCACCAAATGGTCTTCCCAAAAACGAGTTCGCTCCCCATTACCCACTGAATACTAGACCTTAGGAAGGAAATAGTCATAAATTTGAGTTACAAACTTCCATGGACTCAAATAAGTAATATTATGTTCCACTCGagcatcccacccattttgtAGTGCTCCATATTTTACTTTGAATTACCAtatgccaaagagaattagaTTCTAAAGGAAAGTGCCACAGCCATTTTCCCACCAAAGAgatgtttttggacaccaaaCCACCCAAACCCAAGCCTCCTCCCTTTTAGGCCTACACACAATCTCCAACCCTACAAGATGATCTCTAGTCCCCTCTCCCCCACTTGCCCAAAAGAAATCCCTCATTAGCCACTCCAACCTCCTTGCAAACCTAATAGATATTCTAAACAGAGAAAGGTAATACAAAGCTATAGAAGATAGGCAAGCGTGAATGAGGGTAATGCGACCCCCTAAAGTGAATAAAGCTCCTTTCCAACCCTCCAATCTCCTAGCAACCCTTTCAAAAACAGGGTCCCAAAACAAATCAGCATTAGGATTACCATGTAAACGGAGACCTAGGTACATAATAGGCCAATTCATGACAGCACACTTTGCTAACCTAACAAAAGGATCCACATTGATACTTAAGCCCACCAAACCAATCTTAGAAATATTACTTTTCAGCCTAGACGCTTTCTCAAATATCTGTAAAATAGTCAACAAGTCAGAGAAGCAACATCATTATTTGAGAGGAAGAGAATGGTATAATATGCAAACTAAAGGTGTGAAATTTCAGTCTCCAATTGTTGGCACCATGGGCACACGGCCTAGCATCAACAACCTACTCGCAcagtttcaaattttaaatgtTGGCAATCCCTCTCTAACGGCTGTGTATTCACTATATTCCTCACAGGAACCGCATTCCGACGTTATACCTCCTTTTATTCATTTCCAGAATCCCCTTCAAAAGGCTGCATCAAGCCATCCTCTCTTACAAAGTCAAAATAAGCTCTTAATTGGCCAACAGTCCCTTCTCTGAATCACACAGGCTACTCAAATCATCTCCTGAATCAAAGAATGAATCTTCCTCTAAGATTCCCTCTATCGTAGCCCCTGTTAAATGAAAAGTAAGCAAAATTAGTAAGCAATTTATGAAAGCAAAtagcaagcaagcagtaaacattgaagcaacataattcattaacaacacctccataAGCAACATATGTTTAGCGAGGGAGACAAGTAAATTAGACACCTTTACTAATACTAGATTGATGAACACTTAGTTTTACAAGAcaaatgaacactcaccctcccctaaagagttttATATACTATTTTAGCTCTGTCACTAAATCAAATTGTCCAGGGA
Coding sequences within:
- the LOC131144064 gene encoding L-2-hydroxyglutarate dehydrogenase, mitochondrial; the encoded protein is MLKHSFRCVGSWFTTPPFSSSVKNFTAAAAASTTTSTAGSGKMERAVPKETVDCVVIGAGVVGIAVARELASRGREVLVLESASTFGTGTSSRNSEVIHAGIYYPRNSLKAVCCVRGRDLLYKYCLDHGVSHKPIGKLLVATGPSEIPKLNYLMNRGIENGVDGLRMMEGFEAMRMEPELQCVKALWSPASGIVDSHSLMLSLVGEAENHRTTFSYNTIVVGGHLESNRICLHITERNAIENLNGRFSLRPELVLIPKLVVNSAGLSAIALAKRFDGINSGVIPAAYYARGCYFTLSNAKCPFKHLIYPMPEDGGIGVHVTLDLNGQVKFGPDVEWIDSIDDISSFLNKFDYSVCIKRVEQFYSQIRKYYPNLKDGSLEPGYAGIRPKLVGPRQIPTDFVIQGEETHGLPGLVNLFGIESPGLTSSMAIAEHVAARFLKC